Proteins found in one Zea mays cultivar B73 chromosome 1, Zm-B73-REFERENCE-NAM-5.0, whole genome shotgun sequence genomic segment:
- the LOC100285376 gene encoding RING-H2 finger protein, whose protein sequence is MGISSMPAPEDSLLGFVLYNTAASVAILAGLVRAALLFLGLAAAAEDEEPRQQAEAVTVTAVGPSLADRFRSRFRPSRYGRRRGGDCRVCLVRFETESVVQRLPCGHLFHRACLETWIDYDHATCPLCRHRLLPPAAAADEVPRIA, encoded by the coding sequence ATGGGCATCTCGAGCATGCCGGCGCCCGAGGACAGCCTGCTGGGGTTCGTGCTGTACAACACGGCGGCGTCGGTGGCGATCCTGGCGGGGCTGGTGCGCGCCGCGCTGCTGTTCCTGggcctggcggcggcggcggaggacgAGGAGCCGCGGCAGCAGGCGGAGGCCGTGACGGTCACGGCCGTGGGGCCCAGCCTCGCGGACCGGTTCCGGAGCAGGTTCCGGCCGTCGCGCTACGGGCGGCGCCGGGGCGGGGACTGCCGCGTGTGCCTGGTGCGGTTCGAGACGGAGTCGGTGGTGCAGCGGCTCCCCTGCGGCCACCTCTTCCACCGCGCATGCCTCGAGACCTGGATCGACTACGACCACGCCACCTGCCCGCtgtgccgccaccgcctcctgccCCCCGCCGCTGCCGCCGACGAGGTGCCCCGGATTGCCTGA